The region TTTCAGTGTTTAACAGATAAAAAGTGTTTGAgattaaaacatcaaaacgCCGACTAACGCCCTGCCCAGAAAACACAACCTTGAGTGACCTTCATTGACACTTTTACCAAACAGCTCACATCTGCTGTTATCCCCACTTTCTGTCCCTGTTCACAAATATTGGTTGAGTAACCCTTGATTAGACTAAGTGTCATTCACCTTCAATATATTTACTAGCTCAGGAAAACAGGATGTTTACTGTATAATAGGATGTCAAGGAAGACCCTTGTATAAATATCACAGCTTTTGTCTGGTTGCTCTCTTTTAACTGCTCTTATGTCAGCAATCTATTCAAAAGTTTATCAGGTAACACCTCAGGACAAAGTACATCAAATACCACTGAGTGTTATTAGTGTTATTAGGAGGGTTGGGTTTTACAACCGAGGTGGTGAGATATTAATGAGTGGAGATTTCTTTCTGAGTTCAGTGTTCGTCGCTGCTGTCAAAGGTAAGACACTCACAACATACTCAGTTATCTGACAGGTTTCATTTGTGTGGTGGAAATTGTGCAGTTGCTGAAAAAGGCCAaactcatgttttgtttgttcacagGATGTTTAGGTTAGTGCTGCTGTTTCTGACAGTGTCAGGTAAGATCTTGCAATCATTTACAGCAGTCAcacagtttttcatattttaaattgacttatttctgtttctggacTTACTGAATTTGAGTGATCTCAAGAAAACAACCTTGTCCAAAGAAAATATCTTCTGGTCACAAGAAAGCTAAATTAAAATCCATTCATGTGTTTAACTTATTTTTCTTAAAACCAAATCTAATAACATATTTCCACCTTAATGATTAAACAGTCCAAAAAATAattggtttgttttctctccagattttattattttctttgtgtctaaTTGCACACTATTTgctgtggataaaaaaaaatgcatattaatTGTATTTCACAATTTCTTTATTCATATTTCCATGTCATTAGGTTGTAGGCCTTGGCATCAGAACTGTGGCAAATATCATTTGAGTAATTGGCCTCTCTAGTAGCTGTATAGAAATCAGACTTTGACCATCATTGATTTATTGCACTGTTAAAGAAAGCTGGGTCCACTGTATTATTCTGGAGCAATggttaataattaatataaaagTCTAATGCCATGCACAAACCACTACTGCTGGATTTACCCCTCTGTATGTGAGCATCTCTGACTGTGAATGCAACCTCAGGGTTAACAGTGTTTTAAAAACCTTGTCAGGAGGTAAGACCAACAACAGCTTACTAAAACAAACCACACCTGTCACAGGCCTCCAAGCTGTCCCAATTGGAGCCCCAGGAGGTTTGCAGAGAACATCTTCAACTTACCAGCTTCTTGATGGCTTTGACCAAGGCACTGAACATACTGCCATCCATCTGCCTCTTCCTGACACCTTCAGACAAGGGACCGAGCCCTCCGGCCTGGTGGAAGAAGACACCAGTGAGATAGACATGAAAGAGGGTAAGCTGAGACACATTATTATACTGTCTGCCAAACCCAATTGGGCACCTTGTCACCAAAACTTTTATAAAGATGCTTGTCGAAGATTTACGCTTGAGTTCAGCACACAcctcagaaaaaacacaactgcacatcttctctttcagctttCATCCAACCCTCAGGGAATGGATTTGGAGAAATGGACAGAAGACACTGGCTGACAGAAGAGAGTGAgaaaatcatgaaataaaaatcacattttctagAAAACCAGACATGATCTTCAGCTGATTCCAGGAATATAACTTGTAGAAGACACTCAATCACAAGACAGATGCCTGTAAAAccatatttctgtcttttactTGATCAACAAACCATTATTCTACTTGTAGAAGCCTGTCTAATCTAAAGGCCTCTGTCTTCCAGTCCCTGATGATGTTCCAGTCCAGAGGAGTGGGGGTGGTTGGCTCAGAGTGGAGGAGCCTTCTGTTCTTCAGCTTCCAGATGGTTTCAGACAGGGAACCGAACCTGAAATGTCTATCCCAGATGGTTTCAGACAGGGAACTGAACCTGAAATGTCTATCCCAGATGGTTTCAGACAGGGAACTGAACCTGAAATGTCTATCCCAGATGGTTTCAGACAGGGAACCGAACCTGAAATGTCTATCCCAGATGGTTTCAGACAGGGAACTGAACCTTTGAAGTCTATCCCAGATGGTTTCAGACAGGGAACCGAACCTGAAATGTCAATCCCAGATGGTTTCAGACAGGGAACTGAACCTGAAATGTCTATCCCAGATGGTTTCAGACAGGGAACTGAACCTGAAATGTCTATCCCAGATGGTTTCAGACAGGGAACCGAACCTGAAATGTCTATCCCAGATGGTTTCAGACAGGGAACTGAACCTTTGAAGTCTATCCCAGATGGTTTCAGACAGGGAACCGAACCTGAAATGTCTATCCCAGATGGTTTCAGACAGGGAACCGAACCTGAAATGTCTATCCCAGGTGGTTTCAGACAGGGAACTGAACCTTTGAAGTCTATCCCAGATGGTTTCAGACAGGGAACTGAACCTGAAATGTCTATCCCAGATGGTTTCAGACAGGGAACTGAACCTGAAATGTCTATTCCAGATGGTTTCAGACAGGGAACTGAACCTGAAATGTCTATCCCAGATGGTTTCAGACAGGGAACTGAACCTTTGAAGTCTATCCCAGATGGTTTCAGACAGGGAACTGAACCCCTGAAGTCTATCCCAGATGGTTTTAGACAAGGAACTGAACCCTCCACTTCTAGAATCCAAACATCGATAGTGTCATGTAAAGGGGAGGTCATCAATGGAAACTGCTATGAGTTCAACCCCACGCCAATGGCCTTCGACGAAGCACAGGTTAAACAACGCACCATGACTGTTATTTATTCGTTGACTAAATTTCAGTTcgttttatttaaatttcatatttttctgggTCCTTTGCTTCCAGGTCCTCTGCAGATCTGTCGCCCTGAATGCTGAGCTTGCATCTGTAACTAATGGGGACCTGCATGCCCGCCTGGTTTCCTTGGTGACTAATGGGGGTCAGAATAACCCTGTGCTGACCTGGCTGGGAGGCATGGTCAAGGCAAGGCATTTTGATCTTAAGGGCTGACAGTTCCAAGAATCCCTCTCTGGAAAAGGCATTAAATAAGTTCTCATATATATTTAATCATGAAATGGCAAAAAGTCATTTGGGGTGAACCACCTTCCGTTATGATTCGGTCGCTAACTGACTGTGACGCCAACATTCTGGTCCCGAACTGTGGCAATGAACGGAGGCCAAGGAGAATGTCATCAGATATGTTATCAACAGGACAGATAGTGTTATTCTGATGTTGCTAAAACattgacctttgaacttttttttttttttaaatgccgcACCTGATTTACGACTTCGTAGAGAGAGTAATAAGTGAACACTATTTATTTCAACTAAACATGACAGAGATATCTTCAAATCTGCAACTAATGGGGTGCTTCAACAGTATTAAGCTATGTTTAAAAGCATTCATTCTACTTTTGATACTTTAAGTATATTTTCAACTTTTAATGCAGGGCTAAAGTCAATGTCATTACACTGTGCTAtcactgtttttattcttaTGAAGGACTGATCAGGCTGACATAGAAAGTGTGTTACTCACTGCAGGACCAGCAGGCAGCATGGGTTGACGGTTCAGAGTGGAGTTACAGTGACTGGATGCCAGGACATCCCAACATCCACACGGACAAACCATTCTGCTTGGAGATGTTTAGAATAGGTAAGATCTGCACTCTCAtacaacagaaacaggaagaaaaaaacaatacatcCTCTTAACATCTTTTTATTATAGTTGATAAGATACTAAAACTTTTACAGGGatcattgaaaaaaattctTTGCCCCATGgcaaaaatgctaaatattccCCCTTTTTCTGGCTCTTTAACTAAAGAGACATTTTGAATATCAGTGATCAGGCGTGTTGGGCCCTGTCACATTCTTACCTGTATGATGTCACatatttgtctgtctttttttaaagatgagaGCTGGTGGACGGCAGCTGACTGTGAACTGAAGAGGGCGTCCATTTGCTCGTACGCCCTCACTGCATGAAgaccacaaagaaacaacatCAGAGTGTGAACAGAATGAATAAAactttgcatttaaatttgGGTGTGCAATTGTTTTTACCTCTCACTCTTCTTCATACGCTGAAGTAGTCAGACAGAAAACCCACATATGTATTCTTAAATTTAGACAAGACtttaatgatcattttccaCTTGTGTATACAAAGCAGTTTGTACAGATTAGGGAGCCAAGTTAAAACCATTTGTTACAATTTAGTACCTGGAAAGTGCAAAAGTACATTTAGAATAcgttgaaataaaaatcatgcTGTACATTATATACTGTATTCATAAATAatcacagatatacacacatcCATTTGGTGACAGTCACAGAGAGGAGTTGCTAAGACACAAAATAGTACTTTTTGATTTTGCCTTGAAGTCCTATATTCTTGATTCCTGCTGACACTGCAGAAGTTTAACTTGTggaatgctgtttttgtttgaactACAGGGACATAAGCTTCAGTAATGAGAAATAACCTAGCTCCATGTTAACACCACACTGGGATAAAGGCACTCCGTTTGTTGCAGTCATGAAACAACTTAAAAACAGTGGTCTTTTGTGGGAGGACTGGTCATCTGAAAATCTCTTTAAGAAGGACACAGATTGGTCTTTGAACTACCTTTCCGTGATTTAAATAGAAACTAAATACAAAatcactttggaaaaaaaaacaaacaaccaaaaaaaacaacccaaatgCCAAACAAACAGTGAGAACCATTAGAGCAACCCTCTGCCCAAAGCAAACCAACAGTGAGCTGGAACAATCAGAGGCTGCCATGGTTCAGTCAGAGACACACCAACATGTTGAAATCGAGAATCCGactattaaaaaataaacacgtGCATCATTAGCATGTCTTCACACATGTACactcgcacacagacacagaaatagGGTGCAAAAATGATGAATCACATCCACAATTGTTTTGTTGTACTGTGGCCTTTTTTCGTGATTCTGATGCTACAAAGGAAAGaaatcacattcacacacgcaaaaacacaaactacttTATCACAGCATGCTAACCTTCTTGATGCCCcaagacaagaaaaacaccCCTGAAATCAGTCAGTCTCCAGGAGCAGGAAGGAGAATGAGATGCGAAAATGAAAGTTGATAGTTACCAAGGTGATGATAGGAGATAAAGTCACATAATGGGTGGGGGcgcatggggggggggggtaaagagaGAGGGTAGATAAACTATCCCCGTGAAACTATAGGAAGACTGGAGATACAGCAGAGGGCAGGTTGAGCGACCCATgtaggaaaaacaggaaaagagcaTCGACAGGCACCTGACGAAGGAGCTGTATTGCTGCTAACACTGACATCTCATAAAGCCCTTGAggatttcttctttctcctgctgCTACAGGTGAACAGTCAGAAGAATTTACTGGAATCTGCCTTCAGGAGAAAAATAACTGCTACTTTTACCTATAAATAGACAAACACAGATTCAAGTAACTTAAACACATTCGATGAAGCTTGGAGAAATAAGTGTTTCATGATTTGAAGATACTTTCTCCAATTAATCAGATGGAAGCTTGTTGTGTTGGAGAATGTAGTGTTTCATCTGTAGCagactgatttttctttttattattattattttttttacaaaactatATAACAAGTGATAACATTTAAGACAGACGttatcttcagttttttttttccatttctcagaCAACTATACCctaacttaaaaaataaaaatacaagacaTCTCCATCACTGCATCTGCCATCTAATCTCACAGTAGACCAAAGACATGATGCATACCTACATATGCAAAATTGCTGGGATCATGCATACAATTTGTCTGACATAATCAACAAAGAACCAAGAGTAAAAACATCAAAgaaatccacacaaacacacagaggtatAAAATCCAATGGAAAAGGCAGAGAGTTTGGTCTTATGAGTGATGGAGCCATCTTACTGCATAAGGCTGCTGAGGGGCAGCTTTGAGGCAACCATGAAAAGTCTCGGCCGATAGAGCACAAGCCCACCTGTCTGCATCAAAGGCAAACCGAGGAAGGGCAAAAAGGCCACTTGAAACTATAGTTTGAGACAGAgcatggcaacacacacacacacacacacacacactttaacatacacaaaaaaaaaacaaacaaacaaaaacctaagGGAGAACAATTTGTCGCCCCACTCTGCCACATTTCAGCAGAGTGGGTTAGAGAATAGACAGTGCCTATGAACAGGCGCATGCTAGAGAAACAGGATTGTGATGTATGCTGTAAATGTGATGATGACGAGCAgagggatgaagagagaggCCATGGGGAAGTGAGGAGCGGTGTGGTGGCATTGAAGCTAGTGCCAGTTCTGGATATAAACCACTGCGCCAGCGCCTTATGGTCAATCCAAAGCAGGAGTAACATTAACACATACGTAAATGAATGTATGGATTTCACACACCGTGATGCTCTACTTCCACAAATCTGCTATTTACCCCCAATGAAACTGTGGGAAGGTGCTGAAGAAACTGAAAGGAGTTTCTCAAGACAAGAATGAAGAAATAGTTTGGTGAGTGAGTATGGAGGAATGTTGGATGTGCGTGGAGAGGGAAGGCTTAGGACTCAGGGACTGGGGTGGATCAGTTGTGGTTGTGCTGGGTGTTGTAGACCGTCTCCCCCGATGAGATCTGGGTGAGTTTCTTGTTGGAGCCCCACAGCTTCCGTGTGATCTGTCCCGAACGCATCTGAGAAGAGttgggggaagaggaagaggaggaatagGGACAAGAGGAGcgggaaaagaaaagcatgaagccaaaggaaacaaaaggaagggaggggaaaaggaaggaggaagatgatTCATGAGGGATTGATTAGTTCATTGGAGCTTGATTGAATTGTGAGGCAATAACAGGAGGGGTggggacaaacaaaaaaaaaaaaaaaaaaaaaaaaaaaaaaaaaaatcaaagcttGACTTATTTTGGCGTGAGTCGATTTGAGTGAGAATGATCAAGTGCAATGACTCAGATTAAATAATTGAGAAAAGGGGCTGCCTGAATGAATGACCTACATCTACACCACCACACTATTTACATTATCAAAGTCTAAGAtaatttatttgcattattAGATTGCAGCTACACTCTTTATATGGCTTGAGTTTGCAGAAACATTAACTAATGTTTAGTTTGCTTCACAGCAAATCTATTATTTGTTATAGTTTGTAGGGCACACTCAAACATGTGACATAATGACACTTGAGGTAAACAGCATGAGAGGGAGGTTATCACAGGTCATGGCAAAATCAGGTAAATATTGCACAGATGCCaaatataaaaatcacaaaacaaaatgaggtaAGCACAACAAGTTGTTTTCTTATCACAGTTGTGGCTCCAGTACTGACTGTGCCTAATGGAGTGTGTTGAATCTGTGTGGCTCAGCTAtaagactgtgtgtttgtgttggttagGGGGAGGGAAGTCAAATGACTGTGGGTGACAACCATCCCTGAGAAGGAGAGGTGATTGTTGGAAATAAAAGGTCTTTGAGGACATTGAGGGGGATGTTTGCAGCAGCTTCacctgtgtgtatatatgtgtcaGATCTACAGCAATGGAAGGGTAGAGGAACAAGGACTAGAGCTGCTAGGGTTTGTGGAAGCTGGAAGTGGGGCTGAACACCAGCTGGTCGCGCTGGTGTAGCAGCCGAGTTGGCGAGCGAGCTCGAAGTGGCGCCAGCAGGGGGGAGGCCATGAGCGGCGATCCCTCCAGGCTCTGAGCGATGTAGTTCCTCAGCGAGTTTTTTACCTCCGATGGCTTGCCCACGCCCACGATGATCAGCTTGCCGTCCTCCAGGCCCACCAGGACGTGGCTTTGCTCCTTGGTAACTGAGACACATCGCACCGGCACCCGCATGGCCATTGGCTccgcacacaaagacaaactgaacagGAGGAACAGTGTGAGTTAATGTCTACATGCACACAGACTTGGGATTTTGCTCCTGCACAAATAAGTTTTATTTGCATACCTGTAGAGGTCACGAACGGACAGGTATCCCTGCTCACTGCCGATGATGACATACTCCCCTGAAACACACATGTCAGTCACCTGCTCCTTCAGAGGCTCACTGCAGAGGTGTTTTCCATTCACAGAGTAAAGATGAAGGGCATTTTTATCctggaagagagggaaaaaaaaaaaaataaataaataatggtaAACCCTAGCATGAAAAACTGAGGAAattactgtgtgtgtaaaactgTTCAAGCACCTTGAGCGTTGCTTTGCCCTCGACACAGGTGTGGACCAGCAGGTGACCCTCCCATGACACGGTCAGGTGGAGGATAGACAGCGGCAGAGAACTGTCGCAGGGCGGTCGTAAACAACGCATATACTGACCCCGACGCACTGTGTGGATGATCACTGTCCCGTCCTGCAGCACATATTTACACCGTTtcattcatttagatttttgacaGTTCACCGTTTTACAACTTCTACTTTTAATGTTCAAACTTTAATTAAACCATTTCCAGAATTAGAAACAATTAATACAAGATTACCTTTTCAAACATGCTAGGCAGCGGTATAAAACTCAGATGTTTTTAATCTAGTTGTGTCAAGGTTCAACAAGAACAGACGTTCACTCACTGCTAAACACTAACTTTTTCTGACAATGTCAAGTGAACTGTGACTGAATCTGTATTGATGTTGAGCCGGTacaaatccaaatgaatgaaaaccaatGAACTCTACAACAATCTTTAAAGTCTTAGAAGCCTCTCTGCCTTCAAAGACCCAGGCCTACATACAACCAGGCCCTGACTTTCAGCCTATTTTCTGGCTCGTTTACTCAGCATGTGATTGTCTGCAGAACACACATTAATCAGTCTACAACAAGGCACCATCATTGTTTCACTCTCACAACTAGAATTTATATCATATAGACTAGTTCAAATAAcagaactgtgtgtgttctcaccCGTGATCCTGACACAGCCATGTCCAGCTCTGTGCTGATACTGACGCTGACCACTTCATCTGTGTGTCCGTACAACACCTGAACTGGTTTAGGATGGAGACCCAAAGGAGCTCCACCCTGCAAGTAAAACATGATTAGACACCAGACACCTGCGATGTATCTCTAAAAGGTTTTTCAGTTCAAGAGCCAactgtgcattttaaaatactCTTTCAATATCTTTCTGTGGCAGTCAGTGAGCTGAAGATGCCCTCACCTGCTGCAGAAcctgccacaccatgcaggtGGTGTCTCTTGAGCCGGAGATCAGGTGGATGCCACAGTGGTCTGTCGACAAACAGGTCACAATATCTGGCGgcaagataaacaaaaacactgattattATCAGGCAACTAAATATACAAATGGACTATGAAAAACAGTGTCTCTAAAATCAGATGTTACTTTTTCAGCCACTATCGTGTCTTTGTTTGCACAAGACACACACCAGATTGCTTCTAGTAAAACCAAAGCTCTGTACTATCAGCCTTCTACCTAAAATGATTCAAATATTGACAAATCTagcagctgcctgctgcttACATGCCTATGTCTTTACTTTTCAGCTCAAAAGCAGGTGGGggttatttttaattgaaagcTATATTAAGTACATCACTTGGTGGAACTTAGCAAAGGCACAAAATATGAGCTCCTTAAAGCTGGCCAGTTTCACAATCAAGATCCAGACTTTTATTTACCCATGTGTCTGATGTGCTGTCCCACTGTCTTCCCCTTGACCAGGGAAGTAACTCGGAGGCTGTTGTCCCAATGGCCACCACTGAATAGCAACTTGCCATCATGGGAGACCACAAACAGCCCCGCTGTGACCTCTACGCCTGGGGCAAAGGGACCCGACAGAAAACGCTGGGCCCTAGGTCAAAATGGTGAGCACAGATTCCAGCATCATCAAATGCAGCATTACAGTTTTGATGCCAGCACCACAGAActtttttattctaaatttgTTGTGTGTTCTCACTTGGTGTTGGACACTGTGGGGTCCTTAATGAAGGTGAAGTAGTTGGAGATATTCTTGTTGTAAGGCAGCCACCCATGAGTCCCAATCAGGCAGTTTTGACTCACTGTCACCtatacatatataaaacaacaaaacaaaacaataaaacatcctTTCAAACATCCTTTCATGgatttcattagattttttttaccatttaatAGTAGCCTCACCATAGTGTCTGGGCTCCCTTGGCTGATGAAGGAATGGGACTGATTCTTAGGCACCACAGCCTTAACCAGGGGCACATTGTCACTGATGCCCTGTAACACATcagcagagatttttttcttttttatttaatttagagGGATGTTTGCATgagaaatgcaaagaaatcaaCTTTGTCGAACAAAAGAAACCACTCTGACTTCCAGTCAGTAAATGAACAAAAGAATATGTGAACCTCAACAAAGAAGGACTTGAGGTCACTGAGGTGTTCAAACATGTTGAGAGGACACGAGTCCAACTGAGCTTTCCTCTTCTCCACTTCCTCTTGAGATAGACGTACTGGATGAGGctcctatacacacacacaagattcTCAATTAGAACTGATAATAGTGTGATGGTTTTATCACTTCACAATTTAACAACAGACTtgaagctgcttttatttgatcAAGTGCAATACAGTTGtagcatgtgtgttttgtggtttAGGGTCTGCACCTTCAATAACTGGCAAGGTGTCTGTCCAAAGTTGCTGATCATGCCTTCTACGGCTTTCCGCTCTTTCTCATCAGTGATGGCATCCAGGTCCACCGCCCCTGCCGCACCACAATACCAGACTTAAAATTCACTCAGACACAATTGCATTTTTACTGTTGTTACATTACAtgtcagagaaaaaacacaaaatgaatagATTTTTGAACATACATATCACTGCATATTGAGGGTTGGTTGAATAAAGGAGAAAACCGTGATGTGAAGTTAAATAAGGCTTTACCTTCATATGTGCAGTAGTAGAAGACATTGAGGGCCTCCACTGCTGCGGGGCCCCTCTGCTTGTAACCAAAGATTAAATCAATCCACTCATGAAGGTGGGCTGATACATACTCTGATTCCTGTTAGAAACACATATGCTTAAGTTCAGCAAGTCAAAAAACCTGATACCTCTCACATTGAAGCAACACAATTCAAACTGCATCTCACCAGGGCTTTGCGGTGCTTATAGATGAAGTCTTCTGGTGTCTTGGCCCATTTGGGCAGGATAACATCATTCACCCTTTCTTTGGAGATCTGCAGACAACCTAGATCAAAGCCTGAGCGCAAGAACAGGATGAGcaacagagagagcagaggtcGAAGGAAAAAAGGGATCAGAGAATGAATTCAGAACTtaataatgtttaaaatttcAGTAAACTCTGTCTAACAGCAATAACAGGAATGGTTTATTGTGATTTATACAATAATAGAAATTATATGAAAGGGATTTGATCAAAATGTCACCGTTTTGGTTCTCTAGGAATTCTGGGAAGTAGAAGAACTCTGGGATGAGTTCCTTGACATCATTGGGGTTGTCCATGAGGGTCTGCCACGTCGCTGGGATAGAGTGGAACTGGCGGTCTGCACAGTCGAACCTAAGCCAAGGCAGTACGACATGACAAAGTGGCCTTAATAAACACTAGAAAAAGCAGGTGTTTGCAGGCACAAGCATGTCTTTATGACAGAACTTCCCCGTTTGGGAACTATGACCATCAAAGACAAACAAGAGGAGGGGCAACTCTGAAACAGGACATATCTGCTGACTTCCTGGAGAGCTGGTCTCTTTACCGTCCACTCTGCAGCTGGATGTGCAGAGAGGTGAATGGCTCCACTCTGATCAGGTAGTGCATCACTCCAGCGGCATTTGAGTAGTGGGTTCCATAATGGAATCTGTCAATGGTGCCTGTTGGGTCCTCAAAACTTTCATACCTGATGGAAAACCAGACCAGAAAAGTCACATACTTTCCCCTAGTTGGACAAACTTTACTATTTTAATATCTAAGTATAATTCAACTTGATAATTTAAATACAGACAGATGAAACATACTTCTCTCTAACAGCCTTGGCATTGCGTTCATTAAGTACAGCCACTGGCTTTGACAAATCCCTGAACACCCGAGGATCAGACAGGTCCAGCTCCTCTGAAGTGTAGTCGGCTAGAATCCACGGAAACtgataacaaacacacaagtgaaCTCAAACATTATATTCACATTCACCCAGTCACCGAAGTTATTCAGCAAAGTTTTCAATGAGGAACGCACCACTGGGTACTGAGCCAAGTTGTTGTATGTTCTGCCTGCAATCGTGTTCAGCTGCATCAAGTAGTCAAAGTTGGAAATCTCCCGGTTAACCCATTTCTGTGTAATGAAAAAAGCTAAATAGTTTGCACAGGATTTCATCAACTTGTGAGTCGTTGGCTGCTTGTTCCATGTTTAGCAGGTGAGGAAATCGTCCAAACCAT is a window of Echeneis naucrates chromosome 2, fEcheNa1.1, whole genome shotgun sequence DNA encoding:
- the LOC115054066 gene encoding uncharacterized protein LOC115054066, which gives rise to MFRLVLLFLTVSGLQAVPIGAPGGLQRTSSTYQLLDGFDQGTEHTAIHLPLPDTFRQGTEPSGLVEEDTSEIDMKEAFIQPSGNGFGEMDRRHWLTEEIPDDVPVQRSGGGWLRVEEPSVLQLPDGFRQGTEPEMSIPDGFRQGTEPEMSIPDGFRQGTEPEMSIPDGFRQGTEPEMSIPDGFRQGTEPLKSIPDGFRQGTEPEMSIPDGFRQGTEPEMSIPDGFRQGTEPEMSIPDGFRQGTEPEMSIPDGFRQGTEPLKSIPDGFRQGTEPEMSIPDGFRQGTEPEMSIPGGFRQGTEPLKSIPDGFRQGTEPEMSIPDGFRQGTEPEMSIPDGFRQGTEPEMSIPDGFRQGTEPLKSIPDGFRQGTEPLKSIPDGFRQGTEPSTSRIQTSIVSCKGEVINGNCYEFNPTPMAFDEAQVLCRSVALNAELASVTNGDLHARLVSLVTNGGQNNPVLTWLGGMVKDQQAAWVDGSEWSYSDWMPGHPNIHTDKPFCLEMFRIDESWWTAADCELKRASICSYALTA